TGGATTTCTGGTTCCGCCTCGCTTACCCATGCGCCAAAGCCCCGTCAAGGAGACGCGCATGGACGCCCCCACAAACCAAAGCCCGATCAACCCGCTCCCGCCCGTTGTGGTGCTGCTTTTCTTTGCGGTGTTGATCCCCGAGCTTATCTTCTTCGCAGGCGAGGCGGGGCTGATTGGTGGCGCGCAGGCGGTGGGCTGGCGCAGTGCGGCGCTTCAGGATTATGCCTATAACACCGATCTGATGGGACAGATGTTTCGTGCCTCGGTCTATCCGGCCGAGCATCTCATGCGAATTGTGACCTATCCTTTCGTGCATGGCTCTGCGACCGAGGCGGTGTTTTCGGGCGCGATCCTTTTGGCGTTGGGCAAGTTCGTGGGCGAGGTCTATCGCGGCTGGGCCGTGCTGGCGGTGTTCTTTGCCTCCGCCATCGCCGGTGCGCTGATCTATACGGGGGTGGCAGGGCCAGATCCGTGGCTTTACGGCGCATTTCCGGGCTCCTATGGGCTGATTGGGGCGTTCACGTTTCTTTTGTGGCTCAATCTGGGGCGCGCGGGGGCCAATCA
The nucleotide sequence above comes from Roseovarius carneus. Encoded proteins:
- a CDS encoding rhomboid family intramembrane serine protease — its product is MDAPTNQSPINPLPPVVVLLFFAVLIPELIFFAGEAGLIGGAQAVGWRSAALQDYAYNTDLMGQMFRASVYPAEHLMRIVTYPFVHGSATEAVFSGAILLALGKFVGEVYRGWAVLAVFFASAIAGALIYTGVAGPDPWLYGAFPGSYGLIGAFTFLLWLNLGRAGANQARAFMLIGFLMGAQLLFSLLFGGGMKWVADLTGFATGFALSFFVSPGGWSAFLDRIRQR